From the genome of Paraburkholderia largidicola:
CGGCGGCTTCATCGCGTTTCTGATCATGCGGCAACTCGGCGAGATGGTTGCGCAGGAACCCGTCGCAGGCTCGTTCAGCCACTTCGCGTACAAGTACTGGGGTGATTTCCCCGGCTTCCTGTCAGGCTGGAACTACTGGGTGCTGTATGTGCTCGTCAGCATGGCCGAACTGACGGCCGTCGGCACCTATGTGCACTTCTGGTGGCCTGAGGTGTCGGCGCTCGTGTGCTTCGTCATCGTCAACGCGATCAACCTCGCGAACGTGAAGGCGTACGGCGAGACCGAGTTCTGGTTTGCGATCATCAAGGTCGTGGCCGTGATCGGCATGATCGTGTTCGGCGGCTATCTGCTGATGAGCGGCCATGGCGGCCCGCAGGCGTCGATCTCGAACCTGTGGAGCAAAGGCGGGTTCTTCCCGTTTGGCTTCCACGGCCTCTTCATGATGCTCGCCGTGATCATGTTCTCGTTCGGCGGGCTGGAACTGATCGGCATCACGGCCGCCGAAGCCGACGATCCGCAGAAGAGCATTCCGAAGGCCGTGAATCAGGTGATCTACCGGATTCTGATTTTCTATATTCTCTCGCTGGTGGTGCTGCTGTCGCTGTACCCGTGGAATCAGGTGGCGGAAGGGGGCAGCCCGTTCGTGATGATCTTTTCGCAGATCGGCGCGGGTTTGACGGCGAACGTGCTCAACGTGGTAGTGCTGACGGCGGCATTGTCCGTGTACAACAGCGGCGTCTACGCGAATAGCCGCATGCTGTACGGCCTCGCCGAGCAGGGCAATGCGCCGCGTGCATTGCTCAAGGTCGACCGCCGCGGCGTGCCGTACATGGCGATCGGCCTGTCGGCCGTCGCGACGTTCGCTTGCGTGATCATCAATTACCTGATTCCAGCAAAAGCGCTCGACGTGCTGATGGCGCTGGTCGTCGCTGCGCTGGTGCTGAACTGGTCGCTGATCAGCCTCACGCATCTGAAGTCGCGTCGCGCGATGCTTGCGCAGGGCGAGACGCTTGTCTTCAGGTCGCTGTGGTTCCCGGTCGGCAACTGGATCTGTCTTGCGTTCATGGCGATGATTCTCGTGATTCTCGCGATGACGCCAGGACTGAACGTGTCGGTGCTGCTGGTGCCCGTGTGGCTCTTCGTGATGTGGGTCGGCTATATCGTGAAGCGCCGGCGCGCGGCTGCGCATCAACTGGCGGGTGCGGCGGGCGGGCGCTGAGCGCGCGCCGCATTTCTGACGCTATCGATGAACCAGAAGCCGGATTGGCCGTAAGGCGATCCGGCTTTTTTACGCGCCTGGCGCGCGGCCAGAAAACACAAAACCCGCGGCATCTAACGATGAACGCGGGTTCGTGTGAAGCAGAATTCTGGTGCCCAGGGCCGGACTCGAACCGGCACGCCTTGCGGCGGGGGATTTTGAGTCCCCTGCGTCTACCTGTTTCACCACCTGGGCTTGTGTTGCCGCCTTTGCAGGCTGTCTCGCACGGCTTTGACGCCACGCGAAGACGCAGATTATGGCGGAAAACCTCCCGGCGGGCAAGCCGGCCTGTGCTCGCGGGCTAGACCGTCCGCGAAAAGCGCTGCATGGCCTGCTGGCCGAGATAGCGGTCGAACACCATCGCGATGTTGCGTACGAGCATCCGCCCGGCGAGTTCCACATCGAGCCGCCGTGCGCCGATCTTCACCAGCCCGTCGTCCTCGAAGGCGCGTAACCGCTCCAGCTCCGGCGCGAACGCATCATGAAAGCGGATGCCGTACGCGGCCTCGAATTCATCGAAGCGCAGTTCGAGATTGCACATCAGTTGCGTGATGATGTCGCGGCGCAGCCGGTCGTCGGCGGACAGGCGCACGCCGCGTTTTATCGCCAGCTCGCCTTTGTCGATTGCTGCCGCGTAGCCCGCCAGGTCTTTCGCGTTTTGCGCATAGACATCGCCGACCTTGCCGATCGACGACGCCCCGAAGCCGATCAGATCGCATTCGGCGCGTGTGCTGTAGCCCTGGAAATTCCGATGCAGCGTGCGCCGCGCCTGGGCGCGCGCGAGTTCGTCGGTGGGCAGCGCGAAGTGGTCCATGCCGATGTACACATAGCCCGCGCCCGTCAGCCGCTCAACCACCAGCCGCAGTAGCGCAAGCCGCTCGGCAGGCGAGGGCAGCGTGGAAGCATCCATTTGCCGCTGCATCTTGAAGAGCTGCGGCATGTGTGCGTAGCCGAACACGGAGAGCCGGTCGGGCGCGAGTTCGAGCATCGTGTCGAGCGTCCTGCTGAAGCTGCTGACCGTCTGATACGGCAGCCCGTAGATCAGATCCACGCCGATCGAATGAAAGCCCGTTGCGCGCGCGGCGCGGATCACGCTTGCTGTCATCTCGAGCGGCTGGATGCGGTTGATCGCGCGCTGCACGACAGGATCGAAGTCCTGCACGCCGAGACTCAGACGGTTGAAGCCGAGATTGCGCAAATGCACGATGGTCTTCGGCGATGCTTCGCGCGGATCGACTTCGATCGAGAACTCGCCTTCGGCGTCGCTGCGCAGCAGGAAGTGCTCATGCGTCGTGGCCATCAGCTCGGCCATTTCGTCGTGCGACAGAAACGTCGGTGTGCCGCCGCCCCAATGCAGTTGCGACACAGGCCGCGCGGTATCGAACAGCGATGCCTGCAAGGCGATCTCGCGTTTGAGCCGCGCGAGATACCGCGCCGAGCGCGCGCGGTTCTTCGTCACGACCTTGTTGCAGCCGCAGTAGAAGCAGACGGTGTCGCAAAACGGAATGTGGAAGTACAGCGACAGGTCCGTCTCCATCGCGCCTTTGTCGGCGGCGGCGCGGCGATAGTCGTCGAGCGGGAAGTCGTCGCGGAACTGGAGGGCGGTCGGATAGGACGTGTAGCGTGGTCCGTTCGCGCTGTACCTGGCAAGCAGGTCGGGGCGGAACAGCGAATCCGCCGAGGGGAAGAGTGGGCCGGAGGGAGCGGTGTTCATCGGATGGGTCTCCAGACGCCCGCCGGACGATGCGCAAGCCGCTTGGGATGCGGCCCGTTCTGATGCTCGCGTCAACAGGGCAGGCGACACGCGAGAGTGGGTTTGAGCTCGAACGAGTGTACGGGAGCGCATGCGCGAGACGTTGCGTAAAAAGGTCACAACCCGTCAAATGGCACAATGTCGGTTGATGTGCGTCAAGTTTTTAGCGATTTGACGGCTGTCTCGAAGATTCGTATTCTAGGGAAGTGCGTTGTGTCCGTCCATTTATCCCAACCGCCGTCCGCCTCTGCGGATCACGCGTGCCGCCCGGATTGCGGCGCGTGTTGCATCGCGCCGTCGATTACCAGCCCGATTCCGGGCATGCCGAACGGCAAGCCTGCGGGCGTGCGCTGCGTGCAGCTCGGGGACAATGAACGCTGCAAGTTATTCGGTGACCCGCGGCGCCCTGCAGTCTGTGGCGGCCTGGCGCCGTCCATAGAAATGTGTGGCGCGAATCGCGACGCTGCAATTCAGTGGCTGGCAAGGCTTGAAGTGTTGACTGCGCCTTAAAGGTGCGGGCGTGTCGAAAGGCCCCAGTAGACCCAGCGGATTTGAACCGTGCGCCTTGCTGCCGATTTCAAGAAACAGGCAGTGGTATTGAATCAATCAAAGCGATTCTTCCAAAGCGCTGCCGCGCCGTGCAAACAATTTCTGGCGTACCCACCTGCTGACATTATCCGTTTGTTGCATGGCAGGTTTCTCGATAAATCGGAATGTCGTATAGCTAACAAAGACCAGGAGTGGGGTTGCCAATGAAATCACGAGCCAGTGTTCCAGAGGCGTAAAAAGCTTCGCATTTTGGATACCAATGACAAAATTAAAAAGTGCAAACAAAATAAATCCATGCAGGAGATAGATGCTGTAAGCGAGTTCCCCCAGCATGCGTGAGAGTTGATTGGTCAATGTGCCGAACAATGTGGCTCCGCCTGCGATCAAGGCAAAACTCAGGGAAAGGAGCGCAAACGGGATACGTGCATATGCCGTCGGAAACAGGATGAGTGCGACCGCGATTGCGGAGATTGCAATAAGCGACGCGCCCCTCGTTTCTGCGATCCGACGAAACCTGGCGTGACGACAAAGAAGTGCGGCAATTATTCCACTGAAAAATGGTCCAACGAATCTTAGATCCGTGTCGAGATGAATAAAATCGAGTGCGCCGATAAATCCGACTATCAGGACGGGAAGAACGGGGATGCTTCCCGTCGCAACCGCCAATAGAGGAAGGGATAAATAGAACGCCCATTCATAGGCTAGCGTCCATGGCACGCCTGCCAAAATGAGTTTGGTTTCCCCTATTCCATTTAAATCTGGTTCGCCAAAGCTTGCAAAACTCATCCATCTCAGGGCGGTGGCTGTCAGCGTTGCAGGTGATTGCGCCAATGTGAAATCAGACATCACAGCGACTGTGACGAAAAGCAGCAGCATGGCAAACAGATACAGCGGCGTAAGCCGCAGAATCCTGGAAACATAAAGTTTGATCCAATCAATTCCTTTTTTCTTTTCATTGATTATTTTTGTGAAAAACAGAAACCCGGTAATCATGAAAAACATGGACACACTTGCACGCCCAATATTTGCCATGAAGTTTGATGGAGGGGAATCAAATTGAGAGGTTCTGAGATAGAAATACCATATGCATGAATGGTGCAGAAAGACGAGAAAAGCCAGATATCCTCTCAGTCCGTCAATGGTGACAAAGCGCCCCTGAACTTTGGGAGCGCCAAATCGCCAGATCAAAACCTTCGACGTAGCGAGTGCCAGGAGTAACGCAAAAAAAACGGGGACGGGGCTGGTAGGGATTATCATCGGACTTTTGACCTGTTCATAAAACCAGTGTTTCGCCAGAGCAAAGTCAGCATAGCCCGTCCTTCCTTTCGAAAAGTCAGAGAGTTGCGGTGAAGTGTTGCCGAACGCTCATTGAATTTGAGCTGTATTCGAGAAACGGACGTGGTTGCCGGAGGCGGGCGAACCGGCAGCTATCCCATACACTACGCACAACGAGCCTGCGGGCGTGCGCTGCGTGCAGCTCGGCGACGATCTGCGCTGCGCGATTTTCGGCAAGCCGGAACGTCCGGCCTGCTGCTCGGGTCTACAGCCGCAGGCGGAAATGTGCGGCAGCTCGCGCGATGAGGCGCTCGTCTGGCTCGCGCGTCTGGAGGCCGACACGCGGCCGTGATCGCGGCGCAGGCTTCACGCAGCGCATCCGCTGAAAGACAGTCACTCGAATCCGTGCGCCGATACAGTCCGGAAAATCAACCGACACCGACGCGGCGCGCGCCGTTTCACAGCGGCCATCGTGCATGGCCGACAGGAGAATCCGCATGACCCGATCCGCTGCGCCCGCACGGCGCCGCTTTCTGATTTCCGCGTTGTCGGTCTGCGCGGCCGCGAGCATCACGGCGCCGCTCGCCGCGTGCGCAACGTCGACGTTTCCGTTTATTCCGGATCACTACACGTTTTCGCAGAAGCAGGTTCAGGAAGCCGTCCAGCGCAAGTTTCCGTATCAGCGCACGGTGTCACAGGTGCTCGATGTCGCGTTGAGCAATCCCGTCGTCGGCTTGCTGCCCGATACGAACCGCGTGTCGGTGCGGGTCGATGCGCGGCTCGCCAGTCCGTTCCTTCAGCAGCCCGTGAACGGCGTGCTCACGCTGTCGAGCCAGCTCGAATACGATCCGCAGAGCCGTTCCGTCGTGCTGCGCTCGCCCAATGTCGACAACGTGAGCGTCGACGGCAACGCGCAGCTCTACTCGCAGCAGATCAACGCGGCCGCTGCGCTG
Proteins encoded in this window:
- the hemN gene encoding oxygen-independent coproporphyrinogen III oxidase, with product MNTAPSGPLFPSADSLFRPDLLARYSANGPRYTSYPTALQFRDDFPLDDYRRAAADKGAMETDLSLYFHIPFCDTVCFYCGCNKVVTKNRARSARYLARLKREIALQASLFDTARPVSQLHWGGGTPTFLSHDEMAELMATTHEHFLLRSDAEGEFSIEVDPREASPKTIVHLRNLGFNRLSLGVQDFDPVVQRAINRIQPLEMTASVIRAARATGFHSIGVDLIYGLPYQTVSSFSRTLDTMLELAPDRLSVFGYAHMPQLFKMQRQMDASTLPSPAERLALLRLVVERLTGAGYVYIGMDHFALPTDELARAQARRTLHRNFQGYSTRAECDLIGFGASSIGKVGDVYAQNAKDLAGYAAAIDKGELAIKRGVRLSADDRLRRDIITQLMCNLELRFDEFEAAYGIRFHDAFAPELERLRAFEDDGLVKIGARRLDVELAGRMLVRNIAMVFDRYLGQQAMQRFSRTV
- a CDS encoding acyltransferase family protein; this translates as MIIPTSPVPVFFALLLALATSKVLIWRFGAPKVQGRFVTIDGLRGYLAFLVFLHHSCIWYFYLRTSQFDSPPSNFMANIGRASVSMFFMITGFLFFTKIINEKKKGIDWIKLYVSRILRLTPLYLFAMLLLFVTVAVMSDFTLAQSPATLTATALRWMSFASFGEPDLNGIGETKLILAGVPWTLAYEWAFYLSLPLLAVATGSIPVLPVLIVGFIGALDFIHLDTDLRFVGPFFSGIIAALLCRHARFRRIAETRGASLIAISAIAVALILFPTAYARIPFALLSLSFALIAGGATLFGTLTNQLSRMLGELAYSIYLLHGFILFALFNFVIGIQNAKLFTPLEHWLVISLATPLLVFVSYTTFRFIEKPAMQQTDNVSRWVRQKLFARRGSALEESL
- a CDS encoding amino acid permease, with amino-acid sequence MNNGQQHDGLKRGLKNRHIQLIALGGAIGTGLFLGSAGVLKSAGPSMILGYAIGGFIAFLIMRQLGEMVAQEPVAGSFSHFAYKYWGDFPGFLSGWNYWVLYVLVSMAELTAVGTYVHFWWPEVSALVCFVIVNAINLANVKAYGETEFWFAIIKVVAVIGMIVFGGYLLMSGHGGPQASISNLWSKGGFFPFGFHGLFMMLAVIMFSFGGLELIGITAAEADDPQKSIPKAVNQVIYRILIFYILSLVVLLSLYPWNQVAEGGSPFVMIFSQIGAGLTANVLNVVVLTAALSVYNSGVYANSRMLYGLAEQGNAPRALLKVDRRGVPYMAIGLSAVATFACVIINYLIPAKALDVLMALVVAALVLNWSLISLTHLKSRRAMLAQGETLVFRSLWFPVGNWICLAFMAMILVILAMTPGLNVSVLLVPVWLFVMWVGYIVKRRRAAAHQLAGAAGGR
- a CDS encoding DUF1439 domain-containing protein produces the protein MTRSAAPARRRFLISALSVCAAASITAPLAACATSTFPFIPDHYTFSQKQVQEAVQRKFPYQRTVSQVLDVALSNPVVGLLPDTNRVSVRVDARLASPFLQQPVNGVLTLSSQLEYDPQSRSVVLRSPNVDNVSVDGNAQLYSQQINAAAALMATQLLANYPVYTFKPEQLQFAGVNYEPGTITVLTNGIRVQIVEK
- a CDS encoding YkgJ family cysteine cluster protein, with the translated sequence MSVHLSQPPSASADHACRPDCGACCIAPSITSPIPGMPNGKPAGVRCVQLGDNERCKLFGDPRRPAVCGGLAPSIEMCGANRDAAIQWLARLEVLTAP